The window ATAGATTTCTGCCGCCCATGCCTCCCGAAATCAAAATCCTTTTATGCACGAAATAGTTAAATGACCCTCTGAATTCAAACGCTTGTTGCCTCAAAGAAGATTCAGCGATGACATGAAACAGTCCGGAGAACCGAAAGCGAACGCCCATGGAAAAATCACTGGAGACCAATTCACTTTTTGTATCCACCGGAATGTTAAAAAAGGTAGCAGCATCTAACTTCGAACTTAGTCTCATCAGCGCGGCACCGCTACAACTGTAGTTTCGTGTGTTTCCAATGCTCTCCCTGATCAACACCCTGCACTACGAATCTCATTCCCGCATAAAGTCGTTGCCGAAGCGTTTGGCAAGCGCAGCCGATAAATAATAACGTCTGTAAAGTGCATAGCCCTTCATCGCAAATCCACCGGAAAAAACAGTAGACGAAGGCAGTCGAAAATTGCAGGCTACTCCTGATTCATTTAACTCACTCAGTAAAAAAGAGCGACTGCTGTACACTCCTGCACTGATGCTGTAAGTTGAATCCATAGCTGCCATATTTCCAAATCCTCCGGAAAAAGCATTGCCGGAAAATAAGAAACAAGAACCGGCACCTACTCTATCTGCCGAAAGCGGAAATTGAGCAAGTAGAAACGAGGGTATAAAAAGTACTGAAATACACAGGCCATGCCTGATCGAGATTATTTTTTCCATTGAAATATGATAATTCCCCCTGGAGAAAAAGGAAAGGAGAAAGTTTATATACTAGCGTACTGAATTATTTTTTTGCTTTTGCTTTACCGGGTTTCACTGTTTTTTCCTTTTCCATTTTCAGGGCAGAATCCATAACTTTATCCTTAAGAGATTCTTTATAGGTAACAATTCTCTTCATCAATTTCGGATCAGCAACAGCTAAAATTTGAGCGGCAAGAATTCCTGCATTTTTAGCTGCATTCAATGCTACCGTTGCTACGGGTACACCATTTGGCATTTGCAAAATAGAAAGAATTGAATCCCACCCATCAATGCTATTTGATGATTTCACCGGCACACCAATCACGGGCAGTGGTGTTACTGAAGCGGTCATACCCGGTAAGTGTGCCGCTCCTCCTGCACCTGCAATAATGACTTTGATACCACGACCTGCCGCTTCATTCGCATAGCTGAACATCCGTTCAGGGGTCCGATGCGCTGAAACAATGGTCATTTCATACGCCACCCCCAATTGATCAAGTACTTCCGCAGCATCTTTCATTACCGGAAGATCACTTTCACTACCCATTATTATTCCAACTAAAGTCATGTTTAAGGTTTAAGGTTTACCATGAAGCGTATCGCTTTTGCGATTCTGCTTCATGGTTTAAGAGTTAAAGTTCAATGTTTATAGTTTAATGTTCAATGACTTCCCAGTGTGTGAAGCGAACGTTCCTCCCAGTGAAGCGTCCTAATTCGTGATTACTTTTAATGTTCTTTGCACCTTCTTTGACAATTGTATAGCTTCTTCAAGATGATCAGCAGTAATCGTGA of the Bacteroidota bacterium genome contains:
- the purE gene encoding 5-(carboxyamino)imidazole ribonucleotide mutase produces the protein MTLVGIIMGSESDLPVMKDAAEVLDQLGVAYEMTIVSAHRTPERMFSYANEAAGRGIKVIIAGAGGAAHLPGMTASVTPLPVIGVPVKSSNSIDGWDSILSILQMPNGVPVATVALNAAKNAGILAAQILAVADPKLMKRIVTYKESLKDKVMDSALKMEKEKTVKPGKAKAKK